GTAGTAATAGACGTAAGACCTATCCTCTTTTACTGCTTCAAGCTCATCCCGGGATATTAGGAGAATGTCAGCCTTTACGCCGTTAAACAGCAGTTCTCTATGAACTAGCTTATATAGTTCAAGCTCAATGGCCCTCGGAATCTTTTCCCTGGTGACTATCAGCACATCCCAGTCGGAGTCTCGCCTAAAGTCTCCTCTGGCCCTTGATCCGAAGAGGATTATCTCCTCAACATCAACTCCAAGTTTTTCTGCAGTTTTCTTAATGACGTTCCTTATGAGCTCTTTCATATTAAGACTTTTGGAATGATCATTTTTAGCTGTTTCCATACAGCCTCACGTAGGGATCCTCCGTGAACTCCGGGAACGATTTTTCTTCTTCCTCTTCCACCAGAACCCTGTCTCTCTCTTCCGTGAACTCGCCCAGCTCAAATGCCAGAATTCCATTTTTAAGTAATTCTGTAATTATGGAATTAACGTTTTCTGGAGGCGTTATCGCTATCAGCGTGCCGGTTGAGGAGACGCTCCAGGGTTCCAGATTGTAAAAGTCGAGCACCTTCCTTACGAGCGGGTCGAGGTGGAGCTTTTCCGAGTAAACCCTGAAGCCAACTCCCGAGTTGTCCGCTATCTCGTGTAAGGCCGTTAAGCCGCCCTCCGTTGCATCGTGCATGCCCCTCACGAAGGGTTTGGCTACAAGGGCGTCGGGAACGACCGTTTCAAAGTAGAAGGAGCGCTTGAGCCTCATGAGCTCTTTCTTACTCAGAACTTTTGAAAGCTCGCCTGCCCTAAAGTAGGCCGCTGAGACAGCAAATTCGAGGCCGACCTTAGCCGTCACGACTATTTTATCTCCGGGCTTGGCGAGGGGGAGCTTCAGCTCGTCTTTTCTGACTATGCCCATGGCAGTTGTTGTCGCGGTTGGCTCTGAGATGCTCGGATAAACACCGGTATGGCCGCCGATTATTGTCGAGCCGTATTTGTGACACTCGGCGTTCAGGTCTTTCATCATAGTCTCCAGAAATTCCCGCGAAGTCCCCTCCGGGAAGAGGAGGTCAACGACGAGCCATCTCGGCCTTGCCCCAAAAACCGCCACGTCGCTCGAAGCAAAGTGGTAAACAAAGAAGCCGAAGGTCCCTTCTGGAACGCCGAGCGTTGGGTCCGTTGCAACTACGAGATAGTGGTCATCCTCGTATTCCAGAACAGCCGAATCAAACCCTTCCCTCGGCCCGTAGACCACCTTGACATCTTCAACTCCGAGGTTTGGGAAGACGACCTCACGAAGGAGATCATTCCTCAGCTTTCCCGGCGGGAGCATTGGCTTTCCCCCCAAAGTGCATGATTATCGATTTTATCTTCTCTAAAGTCTCCTCGTCGCAGTCCCAGCACATTATCTCAAAGCTCGGAACCCTAACGCTGACCCTAACCTTTCTCCTCCTCGCGACCTTGCTCACCTCGTAGTTCACTCTGTAGGCCAAGTCCATGAGCTCTGGTGTTACTATCTGCTCCCTGTCTATGTACTGGAGCGGGCACCCTTCCCTCCACTGCCTCCTCCTCGCATGTTCATACATCCTGTAGGGCCTTATTCCCGCCCCATCAGCGAGCCTCTCAACGACGTCGGCGGGGTACTTAATCAGAGGGCGGAAGAAAGGTATTCCTATCCTCGGAATCCCGCAGAGCCGTATGTCACTCCTACACTGGTCGAGGAGAGCGCCGATTATCTTGTCGTTCGCGTTGTCGCCTTTGGCCAAAACGTCGAAGCCGTTGTTGATGGCGAACCACTTGGCGTTCCAGAGCATCACCTTCTTGCAGTTTATGCAGACGGGCCCTTTTCTCCCAGCGGCCTCGCGGAGAAGGCCATCGGTTATATCAACCAGATAGTGCTCGACACCGAGCCTTTTGGTGAACCTCATAGCCCAGTTCAGGGTTTCCCTCCAGCTCCAGCGGTGGAAGAAAGTTAGAGCCGAAACATTCAAGTCCGCCTCTTTAAGAATGTAAAGGGCGAGTGAGCTGTCTTTTCCTCCAGAAAACAGCATGAGAATTCGTTTTTCAAAAAGGCCTGTTTTCTCAGCGAACTTTCTTGTTTCTTCGATGACTTCAGTGAGCATGAAAAAAGTTGGGGAGGGGGCGTTAAAAACCTTCAGATGTTCACTTTGCCGAGCCACTGTTCTGCTAGGTCTCCCGCGATTGGGAACTTGTAGCGCTCTCCCTGGTAGGCCTTGACCATCCCAACAATCCAGACAATAAGACCTATCAAACCGAGGAGATCGGCGAGAATCCAGCCGAGGAAGGGTATGTACTTGAAGATTTCGATACCGATCCACAGCGGGAGAAAGATTATCGTTGACTGCATAGCGTGGAAACGGACGAAATCGCTGTCCTTCTCAAGGAGCAGGAGTATTATCCCGCTGACCCACCCCAATAGGTATGCGAGCAGCCCCTCTAGGTTCTCATCAAGGCCGAGGGAAGTTTTCTTTGGCGGGTTGTCGGGTTGTGTCTCTTCCATGCTAAACACCTCTCTACGTTTTTGGGCAGACACCCGTTGTGGGTATACGGCTTTATTGTTTAAAAGAGTTGTTTTTGTTTTGTAACCCTAGTTCCCATCAGATCATTAGATTTATATGCATTTAACTTTTTTGATTGATTGGGGGTTGTTATGGACTTCCAACAGGAAATCCTGCTCATAAAATCCGAAATCTACCCAATAATCAGAAAACACTACCCGAAAAACACCCGCAGGGAAGTAATCAGCCTCTACGCGTAACGCGCAATACTAGCACACTTGCACTTTAACAGAGTTTACAAGCACGCTTACAGGGTTTTAATCGAGGAAATGAAACCCTTCCCAAAAATCAGATACAACAAACTAACAGAACGCTTGAAGGGGCACGAAAACTCTTATTCCTGGCTCAGGAAGAATTATTCAGAAAACACGCCAGAGAATACGTTAGAATACTGGACTCGAAACCAGTTGAGACCAAAGAGCTGGCCGAAAAAAACAGGAAAGGGAAGGTAGGTTCTTCAGAAGTCATAACTGAAAAGCCCGCAGTTGGGTTTGTTCAATCCAAAAAAAGTTCTACTATGGGTACAAGCTGACATGTTACTCTGATGGCAACCTGCTTGCCTTGCTGTCCGTTGATCCGGCGAACAAGCATGATGTGAGCGTTGTCAGGGAGAAATTCTGGGTGATTGTTGAGAAGTTCACTGGTTTTTTCTTGTTTTTGGATAAGGGGTATGTCAGCAGGGAGTTGGAAGAGGAATTCCTGAAGTTTGGCGTTGTTTACACGCCGGTAAAGCGGGAGAATCAGATTAGTAGTCTGGGGGCGAGGAAGTTTTACAAGTACCTGTCTGATTTTCGCAGGCGGATTGAGACTTTGTTTTCGAAGTTTTCTGAGTTTCTTCTGAAACCGAGCAGGAGTGTTAGTTTGAGGGGTTTGGCTGTTAGGATTTTAGGGGCGATTCTGGCTGTGAATCTGGAGGGATTATACAACTTTACAGGTGGTGGGAACTAGGGTAAAAGAAAAGGGCTCGAAGCCAGTTGTGGCAGCAGCTGTTGAAGTTGGAAAGGGAAGAATGGTAGCCTATGGATCAAGCAAAGCCCTAAGCGATGACTATTACAGAAGATACATAGCCAGCAACTGGCCCTTCTTGAAAGGAGTATTACTATGGATAGCAGGCGAAATTTGACTCATCTTCCTTTTTCTCTTTTTGCCATGAATTGATGAATGGTGGGAACATCATTTCTACATTCATCGAAACGATTTTATACTTCAAGAGAGCACTTTTATATGCATTAACCAGAGGGGATGTGCATGCATGAGCTTGTTGAATTTGCCGTTGAAAAGGCCCAGGAGCTGGGTGCAAGTTATGCGGAAGCAAGGTTTGAGGAAAAGAACGGAATGGAGATAGTCATGAAAAACGGCAACCCAGAAGGGCTTGGAATATTAGCCGATAGGGGCATAGGCATCAGGGTTCTTGTGAACGGCGGGATGGGATTTGCTTCTACAAACGTCTTAACAAAGGAAAGCGTGGAAGAGGCTGTTAAAAGAGCTGTGAAGCTTGCGAAAGCTGCGGCAAAACTAAGAAATAAGCCCATACAGTTCAGTGAGGAAGACTTCCACCAGGTTTTCTACGAAGTGAAGATGAAGAAGGACTTCCGAGACGTTAGTGCTGAAGAAAAGATGGAGTACCTCAAGCTCATCGAGGAAAGGGTAAAAGAGACTGGCGTAAACGTACCAATGCGTTTTTTGAGGTATGGCGACCTCATGTGGCACAAGGTTTTCATGAACAACGAGGGGCACTCGTTGAGAGCCTTATCCCGAGGGTTTCCGTAACATACAACCTTGTTGTCTTTGAGGAAGGACAGATGGAGCAGGCTCCCTTCGTTCAGAGGGCATTTTCAGGCGGGCTTGAGCTTATTGAGAAGGACAAGCCATGGGAGTGGGCTGTTAAGGATGTCAAAGCCCTCCAAAAGCTGATAAAAGAAGGACAAAAGCCGCCAGAGGGAAAAGTTGACGTTGTTATAAGCCCAGAAGTTGCTGGCATAGCAGTTCACGAGAGCGTTGGGCACCCCTATGAGCTTGACAGAATAATGGGAAGAGAAGCTGCTCAGGCTGGAGAGAGCTTTGTGAAGCCCGAAATGCTGGGAGAGAGAATTGGAAGCGAAGCTGTGACTGTTATAGAAGACCCCACGATTCCAAACAGCTGGGGTTTCTACCTATACGATGACGAAGGTGTCAAAGCAAGGCCAAGGTACCTAATTAGAGAAGGCATAATAAACGAGTTTCTCATGAACAGGGAATATGCTGCTTATCTTGGAATGAAATCAAACGCAGCAGCCAGAGCTATAAACTACGACCGCGAGCCAATAGTGAGAATGGCAAACACCTACCTTGCCCCCGGGGACTACTCCTTTGAAGAGCTAATCGAAGATGTCAAGCTCGGCGTCTACATGGTGAGCTTTAATGAGTGGAACATCGACGATAGAAGATTCCAGCAGAGGTATATAGGCAGAGAGGCTTATCTAATCGAGAATGGTGAAATAAAGCACCCTGTGAGGAGACCAGTTCTTGAGATAACCACCAGAGGGCTATGGAGCAGCGTCGATGCCGTTGGAAAGGAAGTGGAATTCTACCCGGGCACGTGTGGAAAAGGTGAACCCGGACAGGGAGTGCCAGTATGGATGGGGGGAGCACATGCGAGGCTTAGGGGAGTTATTTTGAGGAGGTGAAAATATGTTTGAGATTAACGAATTAATCCTAAAAAAGGCGAAAGAGCTCGGCTTTGGCGATGTCGTTGTATTGGCTTACGAGCAAAACAGAAGACAGGTGAGGTTTGCTAACAACGAAATAACGGTTGCAAAGAACTGGCACACGCAAAAGGTAAACCTTTTCGTTGAGTACCAGAAGAGATTGGCCTCCACAACTTTAACAGCTCTGGATGAGGACACAATAGAAAAAACCCTCCAGATGCTGATGAAAAGCGTTAAAAACCTCGCTCCCAAGGAGGACTACTACGGAATAGCCGAGGGGCCTTTTGAGTACAAGGATATTCCAGAGACCTTTGATAGGGCAATAGTTGAGCTTGATGAGCCAGATGAATACGTTGAGAGAGCAATAAATGCTGCACTTGAAGAAGGGGCAAAAAGAACTGCAGGTGTCCTTTACACAGATCACAACAAGCTCTACCTAACTACAAGCAACGGTGTTGAAGCCTTTGACGAGGGAACGGGAATAGAGATAAGCATAAGGGCATTTATAGGCGATGAAGAGAGCGGGCATGGGACCAATTCGGTGAGGGTTCTTAAAAAGTTTGATCCAGAGAGTGCGGGGAGAAAAGCCGGAGAGATAGCAAAGATGGCCGTTAATCCGGTTCAAGGCGAAGCCGGGACTTTTGATGTAATATTCGATCCGCTGGCATTTGCCAACCTGATGAGCTACATGAGCTTCATGGCTTCAGCTTTTGCCGTAGAGGCCGGGTTCAGCTTTTTGGTGGGCAAGCTCGGGCAGAAGGTCGCCAACGAGATAGTGACCCTTAAGGACATCGGAAACCTGCCCAACGGCTACGGAAGCAGGAAGTTCGACGACGAGGGAGTTCCCACGAGGGAAACGACCGTCATAGAGAAAGGAACCTTCAGGACGTTCCTCCTCAACACAAGCTTTGCAAGGAAATACAAGAGGGAAACCACCGCAAATGCTGGTCTATTGATGCCCGAAGCTTGGAACGTCTATGTAGAGCCGGGGGATTATTCAAAGGAGGAGCTCTTCAGCGAGGTGAAGAGGGGAATCTACATAACCAACGTGTGGTACACAAGGTTCCAAAACTATGTTACCGGGGATTTCTCAACAATTCCAAGGGATGGGGCGTTTTTAATTGAAAACGGCGAAATAGTAAAGCCCATAAGAAACATAAGGGTAAGCGATAACTTCCAGCACATACTGGAGAGCATTGCAGCATTAGGAAAAGACCTCTACCACATCCACTGGTGGGAAGTGAGTACTCCTGTGTTTACTCCCTATGTGCTTGTAAAGGATGTGGGAATAACAAAGGCTACAAAATAGTGTACGCCTTATCCTTCATTTTTCTTTCAGTTCTAAGGGAATGTTTTAGACTTGAGAGTCCTTGATGTTTTCTTACGATATATCCACTCGCTCATAAAGGAACCTCCTAGAACCAAAACGAGTACAACCAAAGTTAATGGAGAATGTTTAATTTCATAATAAGCCAACACCCCAAAAGATGCTAAGCAACCAATAATTGAAATCCAGATTACGTAGGGGCTTGCATTGGTTTCTGTATATATCCTTAGATGAGCAAAGTTAACAGCAGCATAAATTAAAAGAAATGCAGAACTACCGAGCATGGAAATTCCCTCCAAATCCAAAAAGTTGGCAAATATCAGGACTAGACCAGCAGTTATGAATAATCCTTCCATAGCCCTTCCCCACACCTTTCTATCAAACCCCTTCGGTAGTTCCCCATCCTTTGCAATTATGTAACTAACGTTTGCTGCTCCGTATAAGGTAGCATTAATTGCAGAAGATGTAGAAAATAGTGCGGCAATTGTTATTATTTTAAAACCTACCATACCAAGAAAGGGCTTGGCAGCTTCTGCAAGTGCGTAATCTCTGGCTTTCACAATCTCTGATATAGGCAAGTTCCCCACTACAGTTAAGGAAACTCCCACATATATCATGATTGTAACTACAACACTCAAAAATAAAGCCCTTGGGAGTGTTTTTTTAGGATCCTCCATGTCTTCTGCAGCATTTGTAATCAGGCCAAAACCTTCATACGCAAGAAAGACTACAGCAGCAGCAAACAACACATTATTCACCGATGGCCAGTGCTCTGGAGATAGTAAGGATGGGGTGATAGAAAAGAAGCCGATTAAACTAAATAAAATTAGTATCCCCACTTTTATTGTCACTATAAAAAGCTCTGACTCCCCAACAGCTTTTGAACCTATAAAATTGACAGCAGTAAATAGGAGGATAATTCCCGTTGCAAAAACATTCAAGTAAATATGATGTGCATTAGGAAAGAATGTCATAGCATAGGAAGCAAATGCCCGTGCATAGAGTGCAAGAGCAAAAACATAACCAATCCAAAGGAGAATATTAAATCCACCACTTATAATATTGTCTCCAAAGCCTTTTATTAAGAATTCCACAGGCCCTCCTGCAGAAGGATATCTTGCACCAAGCTTTGCATAGGAGTATGTACTAAAAAGAGCAACAATTCCAGCCATTATAAAGGCAAGGTAAACTGCATTGCCCGAAATTTGTATTGCAACTCCAAGTATTGAGAAGATACCTGCTCCTATCATTCCTCCAATCCCTATAGAAACAGCCTCCCATAGATGCATTGATTTTTTGCCTGCCTTATCTTTCCTTTGCTTTGAAATTTTCATAACCCTATTCCCCATCGGGTCGTTAGATTTATATGCATTTAAATTTTTTGGTTGATTGGGGATTGTTATGGACTTCCAGCAGGAAATCCTGATCATAAAATCCGAAATCTACCCGATAGTCAGCAAACACTACCCGAAAAACACTCGCAGGGAAGTAATCAGCCTCTACGACCTGATAACCTTCGCAATACTAGCACACTTGCACTTTAACGGAGTCTACAAACACGCTTATAGAATCCTAATTGAGGAAATGAAACCCTTCCCCAAAATCAGGTACGGGAAGAGAACGCTTGAAGGGGCACGAAAAACTCCATCATAACTCAGGAAGAATTATTCAGAAAACACGCCAGGGAATACGTCAGAATAATCGACTCGAAGCCAGTTAAGACCAAAGAGTTGGCCAGAAAAAACAGGAAAGGGAAGGTAGGTTCTTCAGAAGTCATCTCTGAAAAGCCCGCGGTTGGGTTTGTTCCATCTAAAAAAAGTTCTACTATGGGTACAAGCTGACATGTTACTCTGATGGCAACCTGCTTGCCTTGCTGTCCGTTGATCCGGCGAACAAGCATGATGTGAGCATTGTCAGGGAGAAATTCTGGGTAATTGTTGAAAAGTTTACTGGCTGTTTTCTGTTTTTGGATAAGGGGTATGTCAGCAGGGAGTTGAAAGAGGATTTCCTGAAGTTTGGCGTTGTTTACACGCCGGTAAAGCGGGAGAATCAGATTAGTAGTCTGGGGGAGAGGAAGTTTTACAAGTACCTGTCTGATTTTCGCAGGCGGATTGAGACTTTGTTTTCGAAGTTTTCTGAGTTTCTTCTGAAACCGAGCAGGAGTGTTAGTTTGAGGGGTTTGGCTGTTAGGATTTTAGGGGCGATTCTGGCTGTGAATCTGGAGGGATTACCTCACAGGTGATGGGAACTAGGGTACTTTCCAATCCAGTCTTTCCAGTTCCATCCTCTTGCTTCTCCCTCAAGGAGTTTTAGCCACTCTTCTGGTAGCTCTTCTCCCAGTTCTTTAAGAATCTGGATTATTTCATTGGAGCTGATAGAGAAGAACAATGCACTCTTGTTTGGAAGCCTTTTGAGAAGCTCTTCACTCTTAACCTTGGCTTTTCCTATGGGCTCAAAATCGAAGTAAGGTTCTTCCTTTTCATTATGTCTCATCCCTTTTATCCTTAAGTACACGAAAGGTTTGTGAAGATAATCGTACACTT
The genomic region above belongs to Thermococcus stetteri and contains:
- a CDS encoding DUF4870 domain-containing protein, translated to MEETQPDNPPKKTSLGLDENLEGLLAYLLGWVSGIILLLLEKDSDFVRFHAMQSTIIFLPLWIGIEIFKYIPFLGWILADLLGLIGLIVWIVGMVKAYQGERYKFPIAGDLAEQWLGKVNI
- a CDS encoding AIR synthase family protein, translated to MLPPGKLRNDLLREVVFPNLGVEDVKVVYGPREGFDSAVLEYEDDHYLVVATDPTLGVPEGTFGFFVYHFASSDVAVFGARPRWLVVDLLFPEGTSREFLETMMKDLNAECHKYGSTIIGGHTGVYPSISEPTATTTAMGIVRKDELKLPLAKPGDKIVVTAKVGLEFAVSAAYFRAGELSKVLSKKELMRLKRSFYFETVVPDALVAKPFVRGMHDATEGGLTALHEIADNSGVGFRVYSEKLHLDPLVRKVLDFYNLEPWSVSSTGTLIAITPPENVNSIITELLKNGILAFELGEFTEERDRVLVEEEEEKSFPEFTEDPYVRLYGNS
- a CDS encoding TldD/PmbA family protein, which gives rise to MFEINELILKKAKELGFGDVVVLAYEQNRRQVRFANNEITVAKNWHTQKVNLFVEYQKRLASTTLTALDEDTIEKTLQMLMKSVKNLAPKEDYYGIAEGPFEYKDIPETFDRAIVELDEPDEYVERAINAALEEGAKRTAGVLYTDHNKLYLTTSNGVEAFDEGTGIEISIRAFIGDEESGHGTNSVRVLKKFDPESAGRKAGEIAKMAVNPVQGEAGTFDVIFDPLAFANLMSYMSFMASAFAVEAGFSFLVGKLGQKVANEIVTLKDIGNLPNGYGSRKFDDEGVPTRETTVIEKGTFRTFLLNTSFARKYKRETTANAGLLMPEAWNVYVEPGDYSKEELFSEVKRGIYITNVWYTRFQNYVTGDFSTIPRDGAFLIENGEIVKPIRNIRVSDNFQHILESIAALGKDLYHIHWWEVSTPVFTPYVLVKDVGITKATK
- a CDS encoding 7-cyano-7-deazaguanine synthase, yielding MLTEVIEETRKFAEKTGLFEKRILMLFSGGKDSSLALYILKEADLNVSALTFFHRWSWRETLNWAMRFTKRLGVEHYLVDITDGLLREAAGRKGPVCINCKKVMLWNAKWFAINNGFDVLAKGDNANDKIIGALLDQCRSDIRLCGIPRIGIPFFRPLIKYPADVVERLADGAGIRPYRMYEHARRRQWREGCPLQYIDREQIVTPELMDLAYRVNYEVSKVARRRKVRVSVRVPSFEIMCWDCDEETLEKIKSIIMHFGGKANAPAGKAEE
- a CDS encoding nucleotidyltransferase domain-containing protein, which encodes MKELIRNVIKKTAEKLGVDVEEIILFGSRARGDFRRDSDWDVLIVTREKIPRAIELELYKLVHRELLFNGVKADILLISRDELEAVKEDRSYVYYYALREGIKV
- a CDS encoding APC family permease, with the translated sequence MGNRVMKISKQRKDKAGKKSMHLWEAVSIGIGGMIGAGIFSILGVAIQISGNAVYLAFIMAGIVALFSTYSYAKLGARYPSAGGPVEFLIKGFGDNIISGGFNILLWIGYVFALALYARAFASYAMTFFPNAHHIYLNVFATGIILLFTAVNFIGSKAVGESELFIVTIKVGILILFSLIGFFSITPSLLSPEHWPSVNNVLFAAAVVFLAYEGFGLITNAAEDMEDPKKTLPRALFLSVVVTIMIYVGVSLTVVGNLPISEIVKARDYALAEAAKPFLGMVGFKIITIAALFSTSSAINATLYGAANVSYIIAKDGELPKGFDRKVWGRAMEGLFITAGLVLIFANFLDLEGISMLGSSAFLLIYAAVNFAHLRIYTETNASPYVIWISIIGCLASFGVLAYYEIKHSPLTLVVLVLVLGGSFMSEWIYRKKTSRTLKSKTFP